In the Pleuronectes platessa chromosome 8, fPlePla1.1, whole genome shotgun sequence genome, one interval contains:
- the zic6 gene encoding zic family member 6 — protein sequence MSSLQRFGGCPLSCVNPGESNTEPSVVLPPLAGERMGHPTGSSLKLCPSHNLRDYPETRSSAYVDHSVPTFSDSGYPSHRLEHSPRGILIGANFSGAAMPPVTDQLASRSNQHGGIGRYRDFHGCRDNRSHAFFYQEQAHASTDVSRDLGSQMMLGLPGDLLTRTHPYGQGINPKGSSQQQQLVSQFLGLYKPLNMAIQHGGGDAFLRCSKQTVKHELVCKWSDGHEGAGKLPCSRAYGTMYELVTHVTVEHVGGPEHAEYVCQWENCARDRKPFKAKYKLVNHVRVHTGEKPFPCPFHGCEKVFARSENLKIHKRTHTGEKPFKCEFEGCSRRFANSSDRKKHSHVHSSDKPYICKVTGCDKCYTHPSSLRKHMKLHSIKAKCEDASPGDAEAESTRVPDGAQSSPCHPPSSTQDVPMSPESRDQSTPRSRFHHTFDSSFDYSAHRSQPLLEPLLLQRGGYRSQSSQYPCGQTAHTFAQNPRTFPSTSPFQKSIVNGWYTCHSGVDSFPPKQCNDIPSL from the exons ATGTCAAGCCTTCAGAGGTTTGGTGGCTGCCCTCTCTCCTGCGTCAACCCCGGGGAGAGCAATACTGAACCCAGCGTGGTGCTGCCACCTTTGGCAGGGGAGCGCATGGGACACCCCACTGGCAGTTCCTTAAAACTCTGCCCCTCGCACAATTTGCGAGACTACCCCGAGACGAGGTCCAGTGCATATGTTGACCATTCGGTGCCCACTTTTTCAGACTCTGGATACCCCAGCCACCGGTTAGAGCACAGCCCTCGGGGCATTCTCATTGGAGCCAATTTTTCTGGAGCCGCTATGCCACCCGTCACTGATCAACTGGCATCACGATCTAACCAACATGGCGGGATTGGAAGGTATCGCGACTTCCATGGCTGCAGAGACAACAGGAGCCATGCTTTTTTTTACCAGGAGCAGGCCCACGCCTCCACGGACGTGTCTCGAGACCTCGGCAGCCAGATGATGCTGGGTCTACCTGGCGACCTCCTCACCCGGACTCATCCCTATGGGCAAGGCATCAACCCCAAGGgaagcagccagcagcagcagctcgtcaGCCAGTTCCTGGGTCTGTACAAGCCCCTGAACATGGCGATCCAGCATGGAGGAGGCGACGCGTTCCTCAGGTGCTCCAAGCAAACAGTGAAGCACGAGCTGGTGTGCAAGTGGAGTGACGGCCATGAGGGGGCCGGGAAGCTGCCTTGCTCCAGAGCCTACGGGACCATGTATGAACTTGTCACCCATGTGACAGTGGAGCACGTCGGAGGACCCGAGCACGCCGAGTACGTGTGTCAGTGGGAGAACTGTGCGCGGGACAGGAAGCCTTTCAAAGCCAAATACAAGCTGGTGAACCACGTCAGAGTGCACACAGGGGAGAAGCCCTTCCCGTGCCCCTTTCACGGCTGCGAGAAAGTGTTTGCAAGATCAGAGAATTTAAAGATCCACAAGAGGACCCACACAG GTGAAAAACCTTTTAAATGTGAGTTCGAGGGCTGCAGCCGGAGGTTTGCGAACAGCAGCGACCGAAAGAAGCACTCTCACGTGCACTCCAGCGACAAGCCCTACATTTGCAAGGTCACGGGCTGCGACAAGTGCTACACCCACCCGAGCTCCCTGCGCAAGCACATGAAGCTCCACTCCATCAAGGCCAAATGCGAGGACGCGAGTCCCGGTGACGCGGAGGCCGAGTCCACCCGCGTCCCGGACGGAGCGCAGAGCAGCCCCTGTCACCCCCCATCCTCCACCCAAGACGTCCCCATGTCCCCTGAGAGTCGAGACCAGTCGACCCCGAGGTCACGTTTCCATCACACGTTTGACAGCAGTTTTGACTACTCCGCGCACAGGTCACAGCCCCTGCTggagcctctgctgctgcagaggggcGGCTACAGGTCCCAGTCCTCCCAGTACCCCTGCGGACAGACGGCGCACACTTTCGCGCAGAACCCCAGGACTTtcccctccacctctccctTCCAGAAGAGTATTGTCAATGGATGGTACACATGTCACAGCGGCGTGGACTCATTCCCACCGAAGCAGTGCAACGACATCCCGTCTCTCTGA
- the zic3 gene encoding zinc finger protein ZIC 3 produces the protein MTMLLDSGPQFASLGVGGFGGPRHHEIGNRDPSLGLNPFTDSPHSAAFKISPVAHDIASSQTSAFTPQASGYAAALGHSHGGQVGSYGPGAFNSTRDFLFRNRGVGEPTAPGSQHGLFASSAGSLHGPPGLTDNPGHLLFPGLHDQGVSHTSPSGHVVNSQMHLGLRGDIFGRPDPYRPVASPRTDPYGAQLHNYNHPINMNMGMNVPTHHGPGAFFRYMRQPIKQELSCKWIDENQMNRPKKTCERTFSTMHEMVTHVSMEHVGGPEQSNHICYWEECPREGKSFKAKYKLVNHIRVHTGEKPFPCPFPGCGKIFARSENLKIHKRTHTGEKPFKCEFDGCDRRFANSSDRKKHMHVHTSDKPYICKVCDKSYTHPSSLRKHMKVHESQGSESSPAASSGYESSTPPVLVSAGTEDPTKTPPSVVQNTSGHGEGLAPNFNEWYV, from the exons ATGACTATGCTGCTTGATAGCGGTCCGCAGTTTGCATCGTTAGGAGTGGGAGGTTTCGGGGGACCGCGGCACCACGAGATCGGTAACAGAGACCCGAGTCTGGGGCTGAATCCCTTCACCGATTCCCCCCACTCCGCAGCTTTCAAAATCAGCCCCGTAGCTCACGACATCGCCTCCAGCCAGACGTCAGCGTTCACCCCGCAAGCCTCCGGTTATGCAGCCGCGCTGGGGCACTCTCACGGCGGGCAGGTGGGCTCGTACGGACCGGGCGCGTTCAATTCAACACGGGACTTTCTCTTCCGGAACCGGGGCGTCGGGGAGCCCACTGCGCCTGGCTCCCAGCATGGGCTCTTTGCATCTTCGGCGGGGAGCCTCCACGGGCCGCCGGGGCTCACCGATAACCCCGGGCATCTGTTGTTTCCAGGACTTCACGACCAGGGGGTGAGCCACACTTCACCGAGCGGACATGTGGTTAACAGCCAAATGCATCTTGGCTTGCGCGGAGACATTTTCGGAAGACCCGATCCTTACCGGCCGGTCGCGAGCCCTCGGACGGACCCCTACGGGGCTCAGCTCCACAACTACAACCACCCCATCAACATGAACATGGGAATGAATGTGCCGACACACCACGGTCCGGGGGCCTTCTTCAGATACATGAGGCAACCGATCAAGCAAGAGTTATCCTGCAAATGGATAGACGAGAACCAGATGAACAGACCCAAAAAGACTTGCGAGAGGACTTTCAGCACCATGCACGAGATGGTCACGCATGTGTCCATGGAGCACGTCGGCGGCCCCGAGCAGAGCAACCACATCTGCTACTGGGAGGAGTGCCCGAGGGAAGGGAAATCTTTTAAGGCCAAGTACAAACTCGTCAACCACATCCGAGTGCACACGGGCGAGAAACCGTTCCCGTGCCCGTTCCCCGGATGTGGGAAAATATTCGCCAGATCGGAAAATTTGAAAATCcacaaaagaacacacacag GTGAGAAGCCGTTTAAGTGTGAATTTGATGGCTGTGACAGACGCTTCGCCAACAGCAGCGACAGGAAAAagcacatgcatgtgcacacatcaGACAAGCCATACATCTGCAAAGTGTGCGACAAGTCATACACACACCCCAGCTCTCTCAGGAAACACATGAAG GTACACGAGTCTCAAGGATCCGAATCCTCTCCAGCAGCGAGCTCCGGATACGAGTCGTCCACACCGCCGGTGCTGGTCTCAGCCGGCACCGAGGACCCGACAAAAACACCGCCGTCAGTCGTGCAAAACACGTCTGGCCACGGCGAAGGACTGGCACCCAACTTTAATGAATGGTACGTTTGA